The genomic interval ATCCCAATATAAGATTTAATACGCTGATAATGAATATTATAACTAAAATTAAATAAAGGAATAATGGCATTTGCAAACGCCTCAGCCCCTTCCATAATGATAATAATTTCTAGTTCTTTGCCTATGAATTGTCGATTGATAGCCTCTGCTAAGGCTGCGATTTTTTCATGAATCGTACCATTTGATAAAAATAACTCAAATTGCTTGTCAAGAACCTGAATATCAGTTTCCAAGTCCATATTTGTCAATTAAATATACTAAACTTGCCATCGCCGCAGATCCAAGTGCCAATTCCCTGGGGTGGACAGCTTGAATGCGGTCCTGTTCCGTATGATGGTAATCAAAATACCTTTGAGAATCCGGACTTAATCCTAATAATAGTCCTTTTTGACTCTTTAATTGGCCTACATCCGCACCAGAACCACCTTTGTCAAATTTAATATTATAAGGCCCAAGAACCTCCTCCCATTTAGATAAATTTTGAGTATATTTTAGGAGTACACTGCTGTCTGCATCAAAACCAAAACCTAAAGGCGTAAATCCACCAGCATCTGATTCAATTGCAGCCAAATGAAACTCCTTTTTCTCATTTGAAATCCTCGAATAGGTAGTTGCTCCAGCCAAACCATTTTCTTCATTTTGAAATAATACACACCGAATTGTCCGTTTTGGTTTATAATTCATTGCCTTTAATAAATGCAAAACTTCCATAGAATGGACACATCCTGCTCCATCATCATGAGCACCCCCTCCAACATCCCAGGAATCTAAATGACCTCCAACAAGAATGATCTCCTCTGGTCTTTCTGAACCTCTAATCTCCCCGATTACACTATAACTTTGCTTTTGTCCTCTCCATTCACAATTGGTCTTAATAAACAATTGTGTTTCTCCAGCCTTCATACAATTACTTAGAAGCACCGCATCATTTGTAGAAATTGCCACTGCTGGAATTGGCGTAACACCCTCCTCGAAAATAGTACTTCCTGTATGCGGTACATTGTCCATGCGTCCTGTCATAGAACGAATGACACAAGCCTTAGCACCAAATTTTGAGGCAATGTTTGCACCAAAAACCCGTTGATCAACAGCACCACCATATCCATAAAATGTTCTAAGATGCTTATTTTCAAACGGTCTGCTATAATAAACAATCTTTCCCTTTAAGGCCGAACCCAATTTACGGGCTTCTTCAAGACTTTGAACTTCAATCACAGTTCCCGATAAACCACCTTTTGGTGTAGCTCCTGAACCCCCTAATGCAAGGCAATTTAAGGCCCGGGTGCCTACTAAAGAATGATTAATTATAGCTATTTCTTCACGCGCTCCCCGATACCAATAATTTACCATACAAGCTTGTCTCCAAACGGTATCCGTTCCAATGGTATCCAATACTTGAGCCGTAAATTCTATTGCAGCCATGCTTTGCGGGGATCCTGCTATCCGACCACCGATCGTTTCTGATAAATACGTTAACCATTTATAGGATAATTGTTCAGTTAATGCCTTCTCATAAATATTTTTAACAAAAAAAATATCATCATCTGAATTCTGAGAATTCCCTTTACTTATAATAATACAAGTTCCTAAAATAGAACTAAGCATTAAATTCCGAAATCTAAAATATTGCATCGTAGAAACTTAAATTCGATTTAAGAAAATCGCATGATCAAATTAAAAAATATGCGTTTATTTGTACTGAATTTAACTAAAACAAGAACAAAATTAAGTTAATAATACTAGAATATGTCCTTAATTTTTGAATTCCATTGTGAATCCTAAAACAATGGCTTCAATCCTGCAAAACTTTTATTCAAATTACATTCATTAGAAAAAAAAATAATATGAAACAATTTATTTTTAAATTTTTACCAGCATTCATTTTTACAGTTTTTTTTATAAGCACTTCTGTATGCCAAACTTCGGAACAAAATGCAATGCAGGAAAAAGAAAGATTGGCTAAATTGGAAGCCACAATGAAAGCAGCATCTTCGAAATTTTGGACCTGTAATGCAGGTATCGGATTAGATCTGGGTCAGCTTTTAAATATTAATCCATATGTTGGTTCAGGTTCTAACCGCTTAGGAATCGGTGGTGCTTTAAATTATAAAGCAAACTATAAAAAAGAATTATTAACATGGAACAATGATATCCTTTTTAATCTTTCAACACAACGCATCGGAAGCGGAACTATAACGAATGGTTCTTCAGAAAAAGTACCGTTTGAAAAAGCGCTAGATCTTTTAAATCTGAACTCTAATATTGCATATAAGGTGAATGCAGAATCTGCTTGGGCCTATTCATTTGATTTTGGATTTAGATCACAACTCTTAAATTCATATATTGATTCTGCTTCGAATAAAATTTATTTAAAAGAACTAAAGGTTGGGAACTATAATACGACACTCGCATCGAAATTATTTTCACCAGCTTTAATCACCCTTGCTCCCGGAATGAAATATACTAAAGGAACTAAATTTTATGCGTTTCTTTCACCAGTTGCCGGACAAATATTAATAATTGCAGATCAAAATATAGCAAATCTAGGGATCCACGGTACGGCCTTAAAAGAAGGAAGTACAATAGAATTTGAAACTACCAAATTCTCATTCGGAGCATTAGCTAAAGCCGGGTATACAAGTGTCTATTACAAAAAATTAAATGCAAACACAGAACTTTCCTTGTATTCAGACTATCTGGACAAGCCTCAAAATATAGATGTGGTTTGGACGAATAATTTTGGTGTTGAAGTTTTTAAAGGATTTAATATTGGTCTCAAAGTAGATCTATATTATGATGACAATAAACTTAATAGCATTTCCGATTCGAAAGCGATAGGTGGAGTTCTTGGTCTCGGAAAAAGAGTCAATATTATTGAACAATTGTTATTGACTTATACCCGAAGTTTTTAATTCCACAAATTAACTTATACGAAAAACAGAATCAAGGACAACGAGTAATTTTAAAATTACCAGCTACTTCTCGAAGCTGCTAATTTTCTCTTGCTGTCACTCCAATCTTCTGCCTATCTTCACGGCTTGTTATACGCCTATGAAAAAATTGTTTTTATTGGATGGTCATGCCTTGGTTTACAGAGCTCACTACGCATTCATTACACGACCTTTAATTAACTCAAAAGGTCTCAATACCTCGGCTATTTCTGGATTTACAAGGACACTTTGGGATATCATTAGCAATGAAAAACCCAGTCATCTTGCGGTAGCTTTTGACCTTTCCGGACCTACCTTCAGGCATAAAGAATTTCCTGCATATAAAGCGAATCGGGAAGCTCAGCCGGAAGATATTACCCGAGCCTTTCCTTATATTGAAGAACTTATAAAAGCATTTAATATACCGATTATTACGGTCGAATCTTTTGAAGCAGATGATGTCATTGGCACGATTGCAAAACAAGCTGCACGAGAAGGATTTACCGTTTATATGGTGACACCAGACAAAGATTACGGCCAATTAGTAGAAGAACATATCAAAATGTATAAACCATCTCGTCAAGGAAATGGAGTCGATATCTTAGGGCCTAAAGAAATAACAGAATCCTGGGGCATTAAACGCGTCGACCAGGTAATCGATTTATTAGGATTGATGGGAGATGCGGTAGATAATATTCCAGGAATTCCAGGAGTTGGTGAAAAAACTGCTGTAAAATTATTGGATGAATACGATACTATTGAAAATTTAATCAAAAACAAAGATAAATTGGTTGGAAAATTAAAAGATAAGGTAACGGAACACTCCGACCTTGCTTTATTAAGTAAAAAATTGGCAACTATTGACATCCATGTACCCATACAATTTGATGAAAAAATATACAAGATTGAAGGATTTGATAAAATCAGACTTGCAGAATTATTTAAATTATTGGAGTTCCGATCACTCGCACAAAGTATTTTAGGCAACGATCAACAAGGTCAGCAAGGCAATTTATTTGGTGAACCAACTACCATTGAAAATGAAGAATCACCTAAAGAATATAAAATTGCAGATCATGATATTTCAAATACTAAACATCATTATGTATTAATCCAAACAGAAGCTGAAATTCAGGATTTAATTTCAAAACTTGAAAAAGCAGATCGGATTTCATTTGATACAGAAACTACAGGAATTGATGCAAACCAAGCTCAATTAGTGGGTATGTCGTTTTGCTTAAAACCAACAGAAGCATATTATGTGCCTATTTCAGAGAATCAGGAATATGCACTACAACAGGTCCAAAAATTCAAAACTATTTTTGAAGATTCAACAAAAAAATTTATAGGTCAGAATATTAAATATGATATGCTAATGATGAAATGGTATGGAATCAATCTTCCGGTTCCTTACTTTGACACCATGATTGCACATTATTTATTAGAACCGGATTTGCGACATAAATTAGACTATCTGGCAGAATCCTATTTGAATTATAAAATGGTCGCGATTGAAGAATTAATCGGCAAAAAAGGAAATAGCCAGGGTTCTATGCGTGATGTTCCTTTAGAAAAAATAAAAGAATATGCAGCTGAGGATGCAGATATGACTTTACAGATAAAAAGTATTCTAGAAAAAGAAATTAAAGAGCAGGAATTACATAAACTTATAACCGAAATTGAATTCCCTTTAGTCTCTGTTCTTTGTGATATGGAATATGAAGGAGTTCGAATAGATGGAAATTTTTTAAATGAATATAGCAAAGTATTGGAAGGCCATATCGCACAAGCAGAAAAACTAATTTATCAAAAAGCTGGAGTTCGCTTTAATATTGCGAGTCCGAAACAAGTTGGTGAAATATTATTTGAGCGATTAAAAATTCCCTACAAATGGAAAAAAACAAGTTCCAATCAATATTCAACAGATGAAGAAAAACTTACGGAACTGGCACCTGAAAATGAAATCGTAAATGATATTCTGGAACATCGGAAATTATCAAAACTGAAATCAACGTATGTTGATGCTTTACCCTTAATGATAAATCCTAAAACAGGTAGAGTACATAGTTCGTTTAATCAGGCAAGAGCTGCGACTGGTAGGTTGTCTTCAGAAAATCCAAATCTTCAAAATATCCCGATTAAAGATGAAGCCGGAAGAGAAATACGCAAAGCATTTATACCCAGAGATGCAGATCACATTTTAATATCTGCTGATTATTCTCAAATAGAATTGAGACTTATAGCAGAAATTGCACAAGAAGAAATGATGTTAGATGCATTTATCAAAGGACAGGATATTCATCGGGCAACGGCTGCAAAGGTTTATAATATTCCCTATGAAGAAGTAAATTCCGACCAGCGTAGAAATGCAAAAACAGTTAATTTTTCAATTCTGTATGGTGCAGGGTCAACCAATATTTCACGTCAATTAAATATTCCCCGTACAGAAGCTAAGGATTTAATTGATCAGTATTTTAAAACCTATATGGGTTTAAAATCCTATATGGCAAATGTGGTTGAAAATGCCCGGAGTAATGGTTATGTCAAAACGATGCTAGGAAGAAAACGCGTTTTACGCGATATTAATTCTAAAAATGGTTTGTCGCGCACCAATGCAGAACGTGTTGCTATTAATACACCCATTCAAGGAACTGCTGCAGATATGATTAAAATTGCAATGATCCATATTCATAAACGTTTTAAAGAAGAAAATTTACAAACTAAAATGATCTTACAAGTACACGATGAGTTGGTTTTTGATACTTTGAAATCTGAATTGGAACAGGTTAAGAAAATTATTGCTTACGAAATGAAACACGCCATTCCAAATATGAAAGTTCCTATTGAAGTAGGAATAGATTCTGGTGAAAACTGGTTGGAAGCACATTAATAAAAAATTGAATCTATCTTATGAAATTAAGTAAACCCATACATGTAAATGAATTAGCATCCCGGTTTGGAATGCAATTGGTTGGAAACAAAGATCAATGGATTTATGGTATTAATGAAATTCATAAAGTTGAAAACGGAGATCTTACTTTTGTAGATGCCGAAAAGTATTATAGCAAATCCATCAATTCTCAAGCTAGCATCATACTTATTAATAAAGAAGCGGAATGCCCGGAAGGTAAAACTTTACTAATAACAGATCAACCTTTCGAAGTATATAATCAATTAGTTTTAGAAGCACGACCCATCATTCCGCAATTTACATCGATTGCAGAGACCGCATATATTCATTCTTCCGCTACGATTGAATCCAATGTTGTAATTGGGCATCATGCGGTTATTGGTGCCCATGCTCACATACAAAGCAATTCTTGCATTGGTGAATTTACTGTTGTTGGAAATCATGTAAATATTCAATCTGGAGTAATTATTGGATCCGATGCTTTCTATTATAAAAAAACAAATGAAGGATTTAAAAAATGGCGCTCTGCAGGGCGCGTAATTATTCATGACCATGTAGATATTGGAGCTGGATGCACCATCAATAAAGGGGTCTCTGGGGATACCATCATTGGAGAAGGAACAAAAATAGATTGTCAGGTTCAAATCGGACATGGCGTAGTAATCGGCAAACATTGTTTGATCGCTTCTCAAGTAGGAATTGCAGGTAAAACTATTTTAGGAGATCATGTGGTTTTATATGGTCAGGTTGGTATCGCTCAAAATTTAATCATTGGTGATCGTGTAACGGTATTAGCGAAATCTGGAGTTGGCAAAAATTTAGAAACCGGTAAAACTTATTTTGGAATTCCTTGTGAAGAAGCTAGATTAAAATTGAAAGAAATGGCCGCACTTCGAATCCTGGCCGAAAAATTCCAAAAGAAATAAAATTCAAACATTCAGAATTTCTGGTTTAAAGTATTCTTTTTGAAAGTCATTATCTTTATTTAATTGCAATCCCAATTAAATTTAATGATACTACCACAGGATTTCAATTTTTTTATATTGAACTTTATTTCGGTAAAAATAAAATAGGAATCGAAAATGTAAATAATGTGCAAAAACAAAGTCACACGCTATGTTTTAGCATAGATTCAAATTTATTACAATCGCAAATTATAATTTTATCTTCTTCGTTACAAACGGAAAAATGGATATTCAATTCACTGGATTTCCTCCAAGTTTCCTCGCCAATCGATGACTTGGTTTTTCAATAACCCAATAAAAAAGTGCGGATCCCAAAATAGCGCCTAAAATGCCAAAGCCAATAAATAATATCCTATTTCCATCAGGATATACATGGGTTAAACCATCAATCAAAGACCAGCCTACTTGAATATGTATTAAATAATATGAATAAGATATTTTTCCCAGATAAACTAAAGGTTTGATCATATATTGAAAAAAATATATAAATATTGATCCACCAACAACTGCAGATAAATGATAGATATCAAAACACCAGTACGTTAATAAAAAAGCGAATAGCAGTCCAATTAGAAGTTCTTTGTTACGAATGCTATCAATATGTGCATTAAACAATAATATACCAATTACGAAATGACATCCGAAATAAAAAACGGTATGTTCCCAATTTAGCCACCTCCCTAAACAAAAAAGCAGTAATACAAAAATACTGATTTTATAATTTTTAAATATCAGTAGCGGAAAAATCAAAGCGATTAATAGATAATATTGTATTTCAATAGCAAGGCTCCAATAAATACCTTTCAACCAGGGTTTGTCTAAAAAATCATTGATATGCAGAATATGATAAAATAAATCCTTCCAATCAAATACAATTACTTTATCTCTATAGTGAATTGAAAAACTTGCCAGATAATCAATAAAAAAGATTAAAGCAATACTTAACCAATAAGGAGGTTCAATCCGGGCAAGTCGTTTGAGCATAAAACGGCCAGCATCCCGAAATTGGTAATTGCTCTTATACATCGTATAAGGAATCACAAATCCGCTGATTACAAAAAAGATTTCAACACCTAAATAACCTCTGGAAAATATAAATCGCAATGGATGCTCCTGTGGCAAGAAACCCTCCGTAAAGTGATATAGACATACAAGCAAAGCAACCAGGCCCCGCAGCATATCAATAGAATAGAGATGCTTTTTCTGCATTTAAGACTCCAAAAGTAAATAATGATATCTAAATCATACGATGTGTTTATTTTTACTCTTGTTTAATACTCCTGATGTACACACTTAAGAAACATTTTTTAAAGATTGGCTTACTCCTTTCTATCGTATATGTTAAGCTATTTGCAGTCGGAATAGATACGATCTCCATACCCAGTAGTTGTATGCATAAATCATTTCCTGCACTTCTTGTTTTACCCGATTCTTATTATGTCTCTACTAGAAGATATCCAGTACTCTATTTGCTGCATGGTCATAGCAGTGGGCCAAGCTCCTGGTATCTTGTAATTCCAAATTTAAAAAAATGGGCCGATAGTTTACAAATGATATTAGTATGTCCTGATGGAGATTATGACAGTTGGTATCTCGATAGCCCTGTTTTGAAAACCAGGAAATTTGAAACTTATTTCACAAAAGAGATAGTTGCTTTTATGGATACAAGGTATCGTACAATTGCAAATCGAAAATCGAGAGGAATTAGTGGTATCAGCATGGGAGGACATGGTGCATTTTATCTTGGATTGAAACATCCAGATATTTATGGTGTAATTGGCAGTAGCAGTGGTGGATTAGATTTATTACCATTCGATAAAGAATGGAATCTGCAGTCCTTATTAGGAGATATTAAAAGAAATAAAGAGCAATGGAAAAAATTCAGTTGCTTATATTTATTAGATTCGATTAAAAAAACAGATCAAAATTTGTGGATAGATTGTGGATATTCTGATTTTTTCTTGGAAGTAAATCGTGCCTTTCATAAAAAACTTTTGGAAAAGAACATAGAGCATGCTTATTTAGAAAGTCCAGGAGGGCATGAATTAGCATATTGGAAGAAAAGTTATATTAATCAATTTCACTTTTTTAGACAACACCTTTCTGTTTCAAGGTTGAATTCTCATTAATTACTGCAAACGCCTCATTTAAAGCTATAAACAAAATATTTAGATCTCCAGGATCGTATATTTTAAGCAGGGCAACAAATAATAAAATTCTTTAAAGTGATCTCAAAGAATTTCCATTAGATTATCTACTTTTGCGCTCAGTTATGAACCTACAAGAATTGAAACGGGTTGCATCCCAGTTGCGCAGGGATATTATTCGTCAAACTTCCCAATGTGCCAGCGGTCATCCGGGAGCTTCTCTCGGTTGTGCAGATTTTCTGACAGCACTTTATTTTCAGGTATTAAATAAGAAAATACCATTTTCAATGGAAGGTAAAGAAGAAGACATTTTTTTCTTGTCAAATGGTCATATATCACCAGTCTTTTATGCAGCATTAGCGCGTTGTGGATATTTTCCAGTCGAAGAATTGAATACCTTTCGAAGAATAAATTCCAGATTACAAGGTCATCCAACAACACATGATCATTTACCTGGTGTTCGTATTGCATCCGGTTCCTTAGGACAAGGTGTCAGTGCTGCATTAGGAGCCGCTCTCGGAAAACGACTCGACAAAGATCCTGGATTCGTATATGTTTTAACTGGGGATGGCGAATTGCAAGAAGGACAAATCTGGGAAGCTTTAATGGCTGCAGCTCATTATAAAATTGATAATCTAATAGTAACCGTCGATTGGAATGGTCAACAAATCGATGGACCCAATGATAAGGTAATGGCCTTAGGAGATTTGCCTGCCAAATGGGCAAGTTTTGGCTGGGAAGTGCTCCAAATGAACGGAAATATAATGGAAGAAGTTCTTGAAACTTTAGCTTTAGCAAAATCAAAAACCGGCCATGGTAAACCGATTGTAATTCTTATGAAAACGATTATGGGTTTTGGCGTTGATTTTATGATGGGTACCCATAAATGGCATGGCGTAGCCCCAAATGCAGAACAAACAGTAACAGCACTTGCCCAATTGGAAGAAACGCTTGGAGACTTTTAAATTGGAAGCTTATGAAGATTCCAGGCATCGTTTGCAAACCTAAAATGGCTGATCATTGGATGCACATAACAGGCCTTTTTTGTTTGAAATTATCATCGGTGATAAAATTGTAAAATGCAATGATTTATAAATAATTAATCTTTAAAGGAGTTTCATGAAACCGAAAAATTAACCTCCTGTATTTCTGAATTTATATAAACAAACAACGAACTACTCCTTAAACCGAATCACAAATAAACTATCATTTAAAATGTCCTGGGATCAATATCAATCAACAAAAAAAGTAGCAACCCGAAATGGCTTTGGAGAAGGTTTTTTGGAAGCAGGTAGAAAAAATCATGAGGTCGTAGGCTTATGTGCCGATTTAATTGGTTCATTAAAAATGGATGCTTTTCAAAAAGAATTTCCAGATCGTTTTTTTCAAACAGGGGTGGCAGAAGCAAATATGATTGGAATGGCCGCTGGACTTGCAATTGTCGGCAAAATACCATATACAGGAACCTTTGCAAATTTTAGTACGGGTCGTGTGTATGACCAGATTCGTCAATCGGTGGCATACTCAGATAAAAATGTTAAAATTTGTGCCTCCCATGCTGGTGTAACATTAGGTGAAGATGGCGCTACCCATCAAATTTTGGAAGACATCGGACTCATGAAAATGCTTCCTGGCATGACCGTAATTAATCCAGCAGATGCCGCACAAACAAAAGCTGCAGCAATGGCTATTGCCGATTGGAAAGGTCCCGTTTATTTGCGTTTTGGAAGGCCAGATTGGCCTGTATTTTTAGAAAACATGCCATTTGAAATTGGCAAAGCATTGACCTTAAAAGAAGGTAAAGATGTAAGTATTTTTGCAACGGGACATCTATTATGGCAAGCATTGGAAGCAGTTCGAATTTTAGAAACTGAAGGCATCGATTGCGAACTAATAAACATTCATACTATAAAACCAATTGATCAGGATGCAATTTTAAAATCAGTTCGTAAAACAAATCGCGTAGTCAGTTGTGAGGAACATCAACGAAATGGTGGTTTGGGTGATTCTATAGCTCAAATTCTGGTACAACACCATCCTTGTCGCCAGGAATATGTGGCGGTGAATGATTCTTTTGGTGAATCTGGTAAGCCTCTTGAGCTGTTAGATAAATATGGTTTAAGTGTAATGAATGTTGTCAATGCTATTAAAAAGGTGCTTGTCTGATACCATTTTTTTAATTCATTTAGTAACATTAAATTTCTTGTTTTCCTCTTAGTTCAATTGAATATTACTGAATTTTAGTTAAATTTTCACATTTCTTTTGTTTCTGTGAACAATTAAATAGTATATATTTGTTTACTATTTGACCCAGGATTATTTCCGATCAAGCGATTCATTCTACTTTGAATATTTATTTTTAACTTATAACAAGATGTTTATGAAAAAAATCTTTACGTACTCTACGTTCCTTTTACTTATGGCGCTTTTTAGCTTTACCCAAACAGGGTATGCAGAAAATGGTCAATTAATGTTTGTTGCTACCATGTCGGCAGGCGATGAAGTACCACCAGTAAGAAGTGATGCATTAGGTTTAATGACCTTTTTAATCTCTGAAGATCGAACAGAAATGTTTGTTCATGGTGCTTTTTCAAATTTGACAGGCACGGTTGGAGGTTGCCATATTCACCTCGGTGGTTCTGATACTACAGGTCCTGTCTATATTGATTTAAGCTCCCTAATTGTTGGCAAACGAATTAAAGGTGCTGTAAAAATTCCTGCTGGTTTTTTCCCATTAGCGATGTTGTCTGAACTGTATGTAAATGTTCATACTAGTGTATTCCCAAATGGAGAAATCAGAGGTCAGTTGAATTGGAAAGCAGAACTTATTTTTCCTGCAATATTAGCTGGAAATAATGAAGTACCACCCGTAACTACCAATGGTTTAGGGGTAGGAACCTTTCGATTCTCTCAGAATTTAACAAGATTGCAATATGAAATTTTACCAACTGGGCTTTCGGGTCCGGCTACAGCAGCACATATCCACCAAGGACCTACTGGAGCTAATGGACCTGTAATTGCGGATTTAAATGCAGGGCCTTTTATAACTGGCACCATCGAAGATCCAATAATCGTAGAAGATGTTTTATTTTCAATTTTCTTCACCGGTGCATATGTTAATATTCATACAGCTGCCAATCCAGGTGGTGAAATTAGAGGACAACTCGTGTATGAAGCACTTGTAAATGGTAGTGGTATTATGAATGGTGATCAGGAAACTCCTCCAGTTACGACTTCTGCCAGAGGTTATGGATATGCATCTTTACAATATCCTAATTTAGATACCATTTTTTATGTTGTTCATTTTGAAGGAGTAGCAGCTACTGCGGCTCATATTCATCTTGGACCTGCCGGACAAAGTGGACCTGTATTAACTGCACTAACACCATCAAACACTCCAAATTTATATTTTGGCAGAGCTCGAGTAAGTCCTGATAATGTAACTGCTTTCCTGAAAGATGAACTCTATTTTAATATTCACAGTTCTGCAAATCCAGGGGGAGAAATCAGAGGTCAAATACAAAGTAACATCATGAAATCATTTGCTTTTGACTTGTGTGGTGATCAGGAAATTCCAGTTAAAAATGTAAATGCATATGGTGCAGCTTATGTTGCAATCAATAAAGCAAATACAGAATTAGATTATGGAATGCTCGTAAATGATTTAAATGGAGATGCAACATCCGCTCATATTCACGATGGTGCATTCGGTGTAAATGGACCAGTTGCTGTGGTGTTGGATTTACCAAATACATTCGCTACAAATGTAATTCCGATTACCGGTGGCATTGTTGCAAAACTTGAAAAAGATGGTGCTTATTTTAATGTACACACTCCGGCAAATCCAGCGGGAGAAGTAAGA from Saprospiraceae bacterium carries:
- a CDS encoding transketolase encodes the protein MNLQELKRVASQLRRDIIRQTSQCASGHPGASLGCADFLTALYFQVLNKKIPFSMEGKEEDIFFLSNGHISPVFYAALARCGYFPVEELNTFRRINSRLQGHPTTHDHLPGVRIASGSLGQGVSAALGAALGKRLDKDPGFVYVLTGDGELQEGQIWEALMAAAHYKIDNLIVTVDWNGQQIDGPNDKVMALGDLPAKWASFGWEVLQMNGNIMEEVLETLALAKSKTGHGKPIVILMKTIMGFGVDFMMGTHKWHGVAPNAEQTVTALAQLEETLGDF
- a CDS encoding transketolase family protein, with amino-acid sequence MSWDQYQSTKKVATRNGFGEGFLEAGRKNHEVVGLCADLIGSLKMDAFQKEFPDRFFQTGVAEANMIGMAAGLAIVGKIPYTGTFANFSTGRVYDQIRQSVAYSDKNVKICASHAGVTLGEDGATHQILEDIGLMKMLPGMTVINPADAAQTKAAAMAIADWKGPVYLRFGRPDWPVFLENMPFEIGKALTLKEGKDVSIFATGHLLWQALEAVRILETEGIDCELINIHTIKPIDQDAILKSVRKTNRVVSCEEHQRNGGLGDSIAQILVQHHPCRQEYVAVNDSFGESGKPLELLDKYGLSVMNVVNAIKKVLV
- a CDS encoding CHRD domain-containing protein, producing the protein MKKIFTYSTFLLLMALFSFTQTGYAENGQLMFVATMSAGDEVPPVRSDALGLMTFLISEDRTEMFVHGAFSNLTGTVGGCHIHLGGSDTTGPVYIDLSSLIVGKRIKGAVKIPAGFFPLAMLSELYVNVHTSVFPNGEIRGQLNWKAELIFPAILAGNNEVPPVTTNGLGVGTFRFSQNLTRLQYEILPTGLSGPATAAHIHQGPTGANGPVIADLNAGPFITGTIEDPIIVEDVLFSIFFTGAYVNIHTAANPGGEIRGQLVYEALVNGSGIMNGDQETPPVTTSARGYGYASLQYPNLDTIFYVVHFEGVAATAAHIHLGPAGQSGPVLTALTPSNTPNLYFGRARVSPDNVTAFLKDELYFNIHSSANPGGEIRGQIQSNIMKSFAFDLCGDQEIPVKNVNAYGAAYVAINKANTELDYGMLVNDLNGDATSAHIHDGAFGVNGPVAVVLDLPNTFATNVIPITGGIVAKLEKDGAYFNVHTPANPAGEVRGQIRRVLSCIINTGNQESAIREITLSNTITNHSLNLEADLDKNINATIYVTDISGKQIMHWTTNFNSGINKQSYNVEKLSSGFYLLNIIEENNSIKSLKFVKQ